The Chitinophagaceae bacterium nucleotide sequence AAATATAAATTTCTTCTTCAACCGCATTTTGATGATACGGACATCTTCTTTTGGCCGGTTGTACTGATCTCTTGTTCCGTTCGCAATTTTATCCACCACATCCATTCCTTTAATCACTATGCCGAAGATGGTATAATTCTGATCGAGATGCGGGCTACCGCCAATGGTCTTATATACTTCACGGTGGTTGAGCGGAATTTTTCTTCCACCCAGGCGTTTTATTTCCACCTCATTCAATGAGCTGTCTGTATGTTTCTTTCCCTGTACAATATAGAACTGGCAACTGCTGCTGGCCTTCTCGGGGTTATTATCTCTTGCAGCTGCTAAAACACCACGTTTGTGAAAAAGCGATGTATCAAATTCAGCGGGAATCGTATACTTCAACCCGCCACTTCCATATCGTTTTCCTGGTTCAGGTTTCCGGGTATCAGGATCACCTGCCTGGATCATGAAATCTTTAATCACCCGGTGAAAAATAATACTGTCGTAGAATTTCTGTTTCACCAGTTTAATAAAATTGTCCCTGTGTTTGGGCGTTTTATCACTGAGCAAAACCACAATTGTTCCCTTGCCGGTAACAATTTTTACTTTTCTTTTTTTTGCTTCGGCTGATGTAAACAGGCAGATCAAACCAAGAAATAATATGAACCTCTTCATTTAAAGTCCTTTTTGTTCAAAGTAAAGCAAAACATGATCTTTAATAAAATCTTCCTGCTCTTTCATTTCAAGTGCGGGCATTGCTTTGAGTTGTTTGAAATGAGGCCATCCATCAGCATCAAACTGATCAAACTCAAAATAACCGCTTTGGCTAAGCAAAGAACAGACAGCTACATGCATCAGGTCCTGCTTTTGTTCCTTCGTATATTTTTCACGTAATTGTCCATATTCCTGAATTCCGATCAGGAACAGCACAGCCTCCAGATCGGGTTTCTTACCAAAACGCTCAACCAGCTTCTGCTCAAGGTTCATCCACCGTACAAATAAATCATTTGCTGCATCCATAGGGCGCAAAGATAACAGTTAGTGAATAGCCGATAGCCGCAAGTCAATAGCCTTTGGTGAACAGACTCACTACTAACTACTACGGGCTTACGACTTTTTCCCAAGTTCGGCCGCATTTTTGCAAAGGAGGAAATGAAATCCTGACAATAACGTTTATAAATTGATTTTCCCTGTTGAACGGGGGATTGTATTTTCACAACCTAAACCAAGATTACATGTTAAAAACCGCAGAAGACATCAAAATCCTGAATGAGAAAATTCAATATGCCGGTTCTTTTTTAGACAGGTTGCGTACAGAAGTTGGAAAAGTGATCGTTGGACAGCAGCACATGATTGACCGTTTGTTGATTGGCCTCCTGGGCAATGGACATATTTTGCTGGAGGGTGTGCCCGGTCTTGCAAAAACACTTGCTATAAAAACACTGTCACAGGCAGTTAATGCCAAATTCAGCCGTATTCAGTTTACTCCCGATATGTTGCCTGCCGATGTAATCGGCACCATGATTTATAATCAGCAAAAAAACGAGTTTTTCGTAAGGCGTGGTCCCATCTTCGCCAATTTTGTTTTGGCCGATGAAATCAACCGTGCCCCGGCAAAAGTGCAGAGTGCCTTGCTTGAATCAATGCAGGAACGCCAGGTAACCATTGGTGAACACACATATAAACTGGAAGAACCTTTTCTTGTTCTTGCTACTCAAAATCCATTAGAGCAGGAAGGAACCTATCCTTTGCCGGAAGCACAGCAGGATCGTTTTATGCTGAAGGTGGTAATTGATTATCCAAAGAAAGAAGAAGAGCTGATGATTATTCGGCAGAATACACAACAAATAGCAACGCCAACCATTAATCCTGTTGTATCCATGCGTGAAGTAATGGATGCAAGAGATCTGGCACGCACCATTTATATGGATGAAAAAATCGAGAACTATATTCTTGATCTTGTTTTTGCTACCCGTAAACCTGAGCAGGTTGGTTTGAGTAATTTGAAACCCTTGCTTGCTTATGGCGGCTCACCAAGAGCATCAATCAATATGGCGCTGGCATCAAAATCAGTTGCCTTCA carries:
- a CDS encoding peptidylprolyl isomerase, coding for MKRFILFLGLICLFTSAEAKKRKVKIVTGKGTIVVLLSDKTPKHRDNFIKLVKQKFYDSIIFHRVIKDFMIQAGDPDTRKPEPGKRYGSGGLKYTIPAEFDTSLFHKRGVLAAARDNNPEKASSSCQFYIVQGKKHTDSSLNEVEIKRLGGRKIPLNHREVYKTIGGSPHLDQNYTIFGIVIKGMDVVDKIANGTRDQYNRPKEDVRIIKMRLKKKFIFF
- a CDS encoding MoxR family ATPase — translated: MLKTAEDIKILNEKIQYAGSFLDRLRTEVGKVIVGQQHMIDRLLIGLLGNGHILLEGVPGLAKTLAIKTLSQAVNAKFSRIQFTPDMLPADVIGTMIYNQQKNEFFVRRGPIFANFVLADEINRAPAKVQSALLESMQERQVTIGEHTYKLEEPFLVLATQNPLEQEGTYPLPEAQQDRFMLKVVIDYPKKEEELMIIRQNTQQIATPTINPVVSMREVMDARDLARTIYMDEKIENYILDLVFATRKPEQVGLSNLKPLLAYGGSPRASINMALASKSVAFINKRGYVLPEDVRMIAADVLRHRIGLTYEAEAENISVEEIIKQVLNTVKVP